One Cryobacterium roopkundense genomic region harbors:
- a CDS encoding type I restriction-modification system subunit M: protein MAENNNGAFIWSIANLLRGTYKQSDYGKIVLPFTILSRLDAVLAPTKDAVLAEYAKYKDGSIPVEKLLPAISKHDFYNTSLYTVEKLSGDPANVRANLLNYLDGFSANVRDIFDRYDFPAQIARLDENDLLYLLIQKFAAVDLHPDRVSNTEMGLIFEELIRRFAEASNETAGEHFTPREVVRLMVSLLFTEHADENPEKSLSVPGAVRTVYDPTAGTGGMLSVADDYVREHFPQASLTLVGQELNAESFAIAKADMVIKGQAIENIIWGDTLTNDGHLGKTFDYGLSNPPFGVEWKKQQSFVHNEYDQRGYDGRFGPGLPRVSDGSLLFLMHLVKKMRPKAQGGGRVGIVLNGSPLFTGGAGSGESNIRKYVIENDLLDAIIAMPTDLFYNTGIATYIWILDNDKPTSRKGKVQLIDATDQWIKMRKSLGSKRRLISPEQIEHIVQLYGNNRNGAETTDADASKIFSTADFGYTTITVERPQQFSWAVTPERLQLALAAKNLATLAEQIETALLGLSTVSERTTDAAAFTTHIKKALDSAGVTVAAPQLKALIAGLAERDETAPVVTDTKGKPVADTSLRDTENVPLTENVDTYIQREIAPHVEHFWVDRTKDKVGYEIPFTRHFYKYLPPRSLDEIDADLNKLVQEITVLLGEVERS from the coding sequence ATGGCTGAAAATAACAACGGGGCATTCATCTGGTCGATCGCGAATCTGCTTCGCGGCACCTACAAGCAGTCCGATTACGGCAAGATCGTGCTGCCATTCACCATCTTGAGCCGCCTCGACGCGGTGCTGGCGCCGACCAAAGACGCCGTGCTTGCCGAATACGCCAAGTACAAAGACGGCAGCATCCCAGTCGAGAAGCTCCTCCCGGCCATCTCTAAGCACGACTTCTACAACACCAGCCTGTACACGGTCGAGAAGCTCAGCGGTGATCCCGCCAACGTGCGTGCGAACCTGCTCAATTACCTTGATGGTTTCTCTGCCAACGTGCGTGACATCTTCGACCGCTACGACTTTCCGGCCCAGATCGCCCGCCTCGACGAGAACGACCTGCTCTACCTGCTCATCCAGAAGTTCGCGGCCGTCGACCTGCACCCTGACCGGGTCAGCAACACCGAGATGGGCCTCATCTTCGAAGAGCTCATCCGACGCTTCGCAGAAGCCTCCAACGAAACCGCCGGAGAACACTTCACCCCGCGCGAAGTCGTACGCCTCATGGTCAGCCTGCTCTTCACCGAGCACGCAGATGAAAACCCCGAGAAGTCCCTCTCCGTTCCCGGCGCCGTGCGCACGGTCTACGACCCCACCGCCGGCACCGGAGGCATGCTCAGTGTCGCCGATGACTACGTGCGCGAACACTTCCCCCAGGCCTCCCTCACCCTCGTGGGCCAGGAACTCAACGCCGAATCCTTCGCCATCGCCAAGGCTGACATGGTCATCAAGGGCCAGGCCATCGAGAACATCATTTGGGGCGACACCCTCACCAACGACGGGCATCTCGGAAAAACGTTCGACTATGGCCTCTCGAATCCGCCTTTCGGTGTCGAGTGGAAGAAACAGCAGTCGTTCGTTCATAACGAATACGACCAGCGCGGTTACGACGGCCGCTTCGGACCCGGCCTGCCCCGCGTCTCCGACGGATCTCTGCTCTTCCTCATGCACCTCGTGAAGAAGATGCGCCCAAAGGCTCAGGGCGGCGGCCGCGTCGGCATCGTCTTGAACGGCAGCCCGCTCTTCACCGGCGGCGCTGGCTCCGGCGAAAGCAACATCCGCAAGTACGTCATCGAGAACGACCTCCTCGACGCCATCATCGCCATGCCCACCGACCTGTTCTACAACACCGGCATCGCCACCTACATCTGGATCCTAGACAACGACAAGCCCACCAGCCGCAAGGGCAAAGTGCAGCTCATCGACGCCACCGACCAGTGGATCAAAATGCGCAAGAGCCTGGGCTCCAAACGCCGTCTCATCAGCCCCGAACAAATCGAACACATCGTCCAGCTCTACGGCAACAACAGAAACGGCGCCGAAACAACGGATGCTGACGCTTCGAAAATCTTCTCCACCGCCGACTTCGGCTACACCACTATCACCGTCGAACGACCCCAACAGTTCAGCTGGGCTGTCACCCCGGAGCGCCTGCAGCTCGCTTTGGCGGCCAAGAATCTCGCCACCCTCGCAGAGCAGATCGAGACCGCGCTCCTGGGTCTCAGCACCGTCTCCGAGAGAACAACCGATGCCGCCGCGTTCACCACTCACATCAAGAAGGCACTCGACTCCGCTGGCGTCACCGTCGCTGCGCCGCAGCTGAAGGCCCTCATCGCCGGGCTAGCCGAGCGAGACGAGACCGCGCCGGTTGTAACGGACACCAAAGGCAAGCCGGTTGCCGACACTAGCCTTCGGGACACAGAGAACGTGCCGCTCACCGAGAACGTCGACACTTACATCCAGCGCGAGATCGCCCCGCATGTTGAGCACTTCTGGGTCGACCGCACCAAGGACAAGGTCGGGTATGAGATCCCCTTCACCCGGCACTTCTACAAATACCTGCCGCCGCGCTCGCTCGATGAGATCGACGCCGACCTCAACAAGTTGGTGCAAGAAATCACCGTTCTGCTTGGGGAAGTTGAACGCTCGTGA
- a CDS encoding DDE-type integrase/transposase/recombinase has product MPALSPALLPVSPRASPAEPADALLVPPPPAGPPSASAVRRGRTEKIALFRYHLIRDAADDSVTTRQRGPMVRALAGLVHPGPFGGTVTVSKDTLDRWIRQWRRGGFDALRPRGRAQGAVTPAQILSLAATLKRERPARTSAQVRRIMIDTLGDAPSESTLLRHFRTLELSTGVREVFGRFEADYPNEIWVGDGLHGPRINGRKTYLFAFLDDHSRMVTAGRWAYAEDSVRLTAALRPALEARGIPGTIYVDNGSAFVDESLSRTCARLGIRLTHSKPYRPQGRGKIERFFNTVNSQFLTEITTVDTTTGVVDAGVGSMVTTLEEMNALFTSWVEMVYHQATHSTTGQTPVQRWDAGWAGRRPVRKEKTVIAEAFQWSAIRTVTKSATVSLQSNTYQVDQLLVGKRVELVYDPFDLAGLITVSAGNGVPAGIAVLSEIRRHVHKKAATAAADEADTGARNAASGIDYLRLVETRHKGTMAGEPISFVKASTPAARKVVFVPTVSEAAR; this is encoded by the coding sequence ATGCCCGCACTTTCCCCGGCATTGCTCCCCGTTTCGCCGCGGGCTTCCCCAGCGGAGCCAGCCGATGCTTTGCTCGTCCCGCCGCCGCCGGCGGGACCGCCGTCTGCTTCGGCGGTGCGCCGCGGACGGACGGAGAAGATCGCGCTGTTTCGTTACCACCTGATCCGGGACGCCGCCGATGACAGTGTGACGACGCGGCAGCGCGGCCCGATGGTTCGAGCGCTGGCAGGGCTGGTGCATCCGGGTCCATTCGGCGGGACGGTGACGGTCAGCAAGGACACTCTTGATCGGTGGATCAGGCAGTGGCGGCGCGGAGGGTTCGACGCGTTGAGACCCCGAGGCCGGGCGCAGGGCGCGGTGACGCCGGCGCAGATCTTGTCGTTGGCGGCGACGTTGAAGAGGGAGCGGCCCGCCCGCACCTCGGCGCAGGTGCGGCGCATCATGATCGACACGCTCGGTGATGCTCCGTCGGAGTCGACGCTGCTGCGGCACTTCCGCACGCTGGAACTTTCGACCGGGGTGCGGGAGGTTTTCGGCCGGTTTGAAGCGGACTACCCGAATGAAATATGGGTCGGTGACGGGTTGCACGGGCCGCGGATCAATGGGCGGAAGACGTATCTGTTCGCGTTCCTCGACGACCACTCCAGGATGGTGACGGCGGGCCGGTGGGCTTACGCCGAAGACTCCGTCCGCCTCACCGCGGCCCTCCGCCCGGCGTTGGAAGCGCGCGGAATTCCCGGGACGATTTACGTCGATAACGGAAGCGCTTTTGTTGATGAGTCGCTCTCGCGGACCTGCGCGCGCCTCGGAATCCGGTTGACGCATTCGAAGCCGTATCGGCCGCAGGGCCGCGGAAAGATCGAGCGGTTCTTCAACACCGTCAACTCGCAGTTCCTCACCGAGATCACCACCGTCGATACCACGACCGGCGTAGTAGATGCCGGGGTGGGCAGCATGGTCACCACGCTGGAAGAGATGAATGCTCTGTTCACGTCGTGGGTGGAGATGGTCTATCACCAGGCCACGCATTCGACGACAGGGCAAACACCGGTGCAGCGCTGGGATGCCGGCTGGGCGGGACGACGCCCGGTGCGGAAGGAGAAAACCGTCATTGCGGAGGCGTTCCAGTGGTCGGCGATCCGCACGGTGACGAAGTCCGCGACGGTGTCGTTGCAGTCCAACACGTATCAAGTGGATCAGCTCCTCGTCGGCAAACGAGTGGAGCTGGTTTATGACCCCTTCGACCTCGCCGGGCTGATCACCGTCTCGGCCGGGAACGGCGTCCCGGCCGGCATCGCCGTACTGAGTGAAATTCGCCGGCACGTTCACAAGAAGGCCGCGACCGCGGCGGCTGACGAGGCCGACACCGGTGCCCGGAATGCGGCCTCCGGCATTGACTACCTGCGCCTGGTGGAGACCCGGCACAAGGGCACGATGGCTGGGGAACCGATTAGTTTCGTGAAAGCATCCACCCCGGCGGCGAGGAAGGTCGTCTTCGTGCCGACAGTTTCGGAGGCCGCCCGATGA
- a CDS encoding DUF4177 domain-containing protein encodes MKFEYKHVTLPVGAFSTSVEFDAVVTMELNEFAAHGWRVASATRLGIGLTPLSVVFERPAVE; translated from the coding sequence ATGAAGTTTGAGTACAAGCACGTCACCCTGCCGGTCGGGGCATTCTCGACGTCGGTCGAGTTCGATGCCGTCGTCACGATGGAGCTCAACGAGTTCGCCGCCCACGGCTGGCGTGTAGCGAGTGCGACCAGGCTCGGGATCGGCCTGACGCCGCTGTCCGTCGTCTTCGAGCGGCCCGCCGTTGAGTGA
- a CDS encoding DUF4041 domain-containing protein: MGTPAGPVFNPPPGWPKPPAGWRPPASWSPDPSWPAAPEGWQLWLNADAGESLSVTEPDLIESAQPIGAATEPGAATFRQNASARLTYLEAENAELRARLASLSSAGDEYIELDDARVLQNVGIYRYHHPLENAALHRERLDSIETRIAEVVKSGLAIVKSNLFTFDNSLAKGRRMTDDLSRLMLRAYNAEADNSIRSLRVGNVLTAKRRLEASRTAIAKIGSLMEMRISDDYHNLRVEEIELTADWLMKRQEEKEAEREERARLREERRVEKELAEERAELDKERQHLINALNAIRAGGEEDPDLVLRLADLDAAIADNDFRAANIRAGYVYVISNRGAFGENVVKIGLTRRLEPTERVAELSGASVPFRFDIHTLFFSEDAVTLENELHKHFAARAMNQANSRKEFFFASPAEVREVLMKKVGNLLEFREHAEATEFMQSVGLWPESESRFQAVNLL; this comes from the coding sequence ATGGGAACTCCCGCAGGTCCTGTCTTTAACCCACCGCCCGGCTGGCCGAAACCGCCGGCCGGGTGGCGTCCGCCAGCGAGCTGGAGTCCTGACCCGTCGTGGCCCGCAGCGCCAGAAGGTTGGCAGCTTTGGCTCAATGCTGACGCCGGGGAGTCCTTAAGTGTGACCGAACCCGATTTGATCGAATCCGCCCAGCCCATTGGGGCGGCCACAGAGCCAGGCGCTGCGACTTTTCGTCAGAACGCATCAGCTCGCCTAACGTACCTTGAGGCCGAGAACGCGGAACTGCGAGCACGTCTGGCGAGCCTTAGCTCAGCAGGTGATGAGTACATTGAGCTTGACGACGCGCGTGTGCTGCAGAACGTCGGAATCTACCGATATCACCATCCGTTGGAGAATGCAGCGCTGCATCGCGAACGTCTCGACTCGATCGAGACCCGAATTGCTGAAGTAGTGAAGTCCGGCTTGGCCATAGTGAAGTCGAATCTCTTCACATTTGACAATTCCTTGGCCAAGGGGCGGCGGATGACCGATGACCTGTCACGTCTCATGCTTCGCGCATACAACGCTGAAGCTGATAACAGCATTCGCTCGTTGAGGGTCGGCAACGTGCTGACCGCCAAACGGCGGTTGGAAGCGTCTCGGACGGCAATCGCAAAGATCGGCTCATTGATGGAAATGCGCATCAGTGACGACTATCACAATCTCCGCGTCGAAGAGATTGAGCTCACCGCTGATTGGCTGATGAAGCGGCAGGAGGAGAAAGAAGCCGAACGGGAGGAACGCGCACGTCTGAGGGAAGAGCGCCGCGTTGAAAAGGAACTGGCTGAAGAGCGAGCGGAACTCGACAAAGAGCGCCAACATCTTATTAATGCGTTGAATGCGATCCGTGCCGGTGGCGAGGAGGACCCCGACTTGGTTCTGCGCCTCGCCGACCTCGACGCCGCGATTGCGGACAATGACTTCCGGGCCGCGAACATTCGGGCGGGATACGTCTACGTCATTTCGAATCGTGGAGCATTTGGGGAGAATGTCGTTAAAATCGGCCTCACCCGACGTCTCGAGCCAACCGAGAGGGTTGCTGAGCTGAGTGGGGCCTCCGTTCCTTTCCGTTTCGACATCCACACGTTGTTTTTCTCCGAGGATGCAGTGACGCTTGAGAACGAGTTGCATAAACACTTTGCGGCCCGCGCCATGAATCAAGCGAATTCACGTAAGGAGTTCTTCTTTGCGTCCCCGGCCGAGGTGCGCGAGGTCTTGATGAAGAAAGTCGGTAACCTTCTCGAATTCCGAGAACATGCAGAGGCAACCGAATTCATGCAGTCTGTGGGGCTCTGGCCCGAGAGTGAAAGCCGTTTTCAGGCCGTCAACCTACTGTGA
- a CDS encoding sulfate permease yields MFGLILGVTARIHYAVRGFMPSNILLDALHTRRGLKWGAPAMLLAVPYALAAVFSAGQADAGGSGWFNLLALVFVWNALKFVVAGPVTLMRLLRLRSRAAQARRRAARAVYEVVEPDRIAEPALSSTQA; encoded by the coding sequence ATGTTCGGACTCATCTTGGGCGTCACCGCTCGCATCCATTACGCCGTGCGCGGGTTCATGCCGAGCAACATCCTGCTCGACGCGCTCCACACTCGGCGCGGTCTCAAGTGGGGCGCGCCGGCGATGCTGCTCGCTGTCCCGTACGCACTCGCCGCGGTGTTCAGTGCCGGCCAAGCGGATGCCGGTGGCTCCGGCTGGTTCAACCTGCTGGCACTGGTCTTCGTGTGGAACGCCCTCAAGTTTGTTGTTGCCGGGCCGGTGACGCTGATGCGGTTGCTCCGCCTGCGCAGCCGAGCGGCCCAGGCTCGGCGCCGCGCGGCGCGAGCCGTCTACGAGGTCGTCGAACCAGACCGGATTGCGGAACCTGCGCTTTCATCGACGCAGGCGTGA
- the mobF gene encoding MobF family relaxase produces the protein MRVMSAGDGYKYLLRTVAVADGNRLPSTPLTRYYTEQGTPPGRWMGSGLPRLGGGFIVEGDEVTEEHLQLLIGLGRDPVTGEALGRAYPVYRTAADRAAVARDEDGAGPDPSEGASAAAPPSEEEPARSRQRAVAGYDFTFSIPKSASVLWGVADAAKQARIAEAHHFAVAEVIAYMEREVAATRIGATAQGGAVAQVDVTGLIATAFDHFDSRAGDPHLHTHVVISNKVQTVLDGKWRSLDGRPMHDAVVALSELHETLFADALTRSLGVHWEKRERGRDRHPAWAISVIPEALVVEFSSRSRHIDVETDRLIEAYVGSHGRRPNPVTITKLRAQATLSTRPVKQVHSLAELTAAWRERARLVLGRDVSALVSAASAHPPAPALRAQDVPRDAIEALALSVMTAVGEKRATWRHWNLTAETARQTMPYRFASASDREAVVGLITDAAERASLRITPPELASSPATFQRDDGTSVFRAKHSVVFTSTELLEAESRLLERAADQTAPRVAATTLRSAARTKLPGGGVLADDQLAALLSIVGSGRVIDVLVGPAGAGKTTAMSVLRHAWEKAHGAGSVAGLAPSAAAATVLATDLGITTENLAKWWQTHLDHRTTFRAGQLVIIDEASLAGTLPLDRITALAATAGAKVLLVGDYAQLQSVEAGGAFSMLVHERADAPELIDVHRFVHEWEKTACLGLRQGNSEVIGLYVVHDRLRDGTTEAMADAAYEAWHADTRAGKETVLISDSNEAVAALNVRARTELILEGQVDALREVALHDGTCAAVGDTVITRRNDRRLYASRTWVRNGDRWAVIDVHRNGSVEVRRHGRRWGSTVLLPAEYVRDHVELGYAVTSHRAQGITTDTAHVVVAPSMPRENLYVAMTRGREANTAYVAVDRPDVAHVGPRPGVDGDVTARSILFGILQHVGAELSAHETIAAEQDAWGSVAQLAAEYETLAAAAQHDRWVSVVRDCGLSAGQADAVIASDAFGPFTAELRRAEALNFDVASMLSRVVAVRGFEDAQDIAAVLRARLASVVSQDSGAGRSRRAPRLVAGLIPRAIGPMDLSMQTALGERADLIESRASAVLNDAVLAGETWTRALGVVPRGVTSAVWRQHACTVAAYRDRYGIVGGRPLGAAPETTAQKLDSARAHAALQTAQHLAADSRTDAAPALTPVTRVAEYLTRG, from the coding sequence ATGCGGGTGATGAGCGCCGGCGACGGGTACAAGTACCTGTTGCGCACGGTCGCCGTGGCCGACGGGAACCGCTTGCCATCGACGCCGCTGACCCGCTACTACACCGAGCAGGGCACGCCGCCCGGCCGATGGATGGGCAGTGGCCTTCCGCGGCTCGGTGGGGGCTTCATTGTCGAAGGCGACGAGGTCACGGAGGAGCATCTTCAGCTCCTCATCGGATTGGGCCGCGACCCGGTTACAGGTGAGGCGCTGGGGCGGGCGTACCCGGTCTACCGGACTGCCGCGGACCGCGCCGCCGTGGCCCGAGATGAGGACGGTGCCGGCCCGGACCCCAGCGAGGGAGCATCCGCTGCCGCACCACCCTCCGAGGAGGAGCCAGCCCGAAGCCGGCAGCGCGCCGTCGCCGGCTACGACTTCACGTTCTCGATTCCGAAGTCGGCGAGTGTGCTCTGGGGTGTTGCCGACGCAGCCAAGCAGGCGCGCATCGCCGAGGCTCACCACTTTGCGGTTGCCGAGGTGATTGCATACATGGAGCGCGAGGTGGCGGCAACGCGTATCGGCGCGACGGCGCAGGGCGGCGCCGTCGCGCAGGTCGATGTGACCGGCCTGATCGCGACGGCGTTCGATCACTTCGACAGTCGGGCTGGCGATCCTCATCTGCACACGCACGTCGTGATCAGCAACAAGGTGCAGACCGTGCTTGACGGCAAGTGGCGCTCCCTCGATGGCCGGCCGATGCACGATGCCGTGGTGGCGCTCTCCGAACTGCACGAGACCCTGTTCGCCGACGCGCTCACGCGATCCCTCGGCGTGCACTGGGAAAAGCGAGAGCGGGGGCGGGATCGACACCCTGCCTGGGCGATAAGCGTCATTCCGGAAGCGCTCGTTGTGGAATTCTCGTCGCGGTCCCGGCACATCGATGTGGAGACCGACCGGTTGATCGAGGCATACGTCGGGAGCCACGGGCGTCGCCCGAACCCGGTGACCATCACCAAGTTGCGGGCACAGGCCACGCTCTCCACTCGGCCCGTGAAGCAGGTGCACTCGTTGGCAGAGCTCACTGCGGCGTGGAGAGAACGGGCCAGGCTCGTGCTCGGGCGCGACGTGTCGGCGTTGGTGAGTGCGGCATCCGCTCACCCGCCTGCGCCCGCGCTGCGCGCACAGGACGTGCCGCGCGATGCGATCGAGGCGCTGGCATTGAGCGTGATGACGGCCGTCGGTGAGAAGCGTGCAACCTGGCGGCACTGGAACCTCACGGCCGAGACAGCGCGCCAAACGATGCCGTACCGCTTCGCATCCGCTTCGGATCGAGAGGCTGTCGTTGGGCTCATAACGGATGCTGCCGAGCGCGCGTCCCTGCGCATCACGCCACCCGAGCTCGCCTCGAGCCCTGCCACCTTTCAACGCGACGACGGCACGTCGGTCTTCAGGGCGAAGCACTCTGTCGTGTTCACCTCGACCGAGTTACTGGAGGCTGAGTCTCGGCTGCTCGAGCGTGCCGCCGATCAGACCGCTCCACGAGTCGCGGCGACCACGCTGCGTTCGGCCGCGCGCACGAAGCTGCCCGGCGGGGGAGTGCTCGCCGATGACCAGCTCGCGGCACTCCTGTCGATCGTCGGCTCCGGCCGGGTCATCGATGTTCTCGTGGGACCGGCCGGTGCGGGCAAGACGACGGCCATGAGCGTGCTTCGGCACGCCTGGGAGAAGGCGCACGGTGCGGGCTCCGTCGCCGGGCTCGCACCCTCCGCCGCCGCCGCGACCGTGCTGGCGACGGACCTCGGAATCACCACCGAGAACCTGGCGAAATGGTGGCAGACCCATCTTGACCACCGAACGACCTTCCGGGCCGGTCAGCTCGTGATCATCGACGAGGCATCGTTGGCGGGCACGCTGCCCCTGGATCGGATCACCGCGTTGGCCGCGACTGCCGGCGCGAAAGTTCTGCTTGTGGGCGACTACGCCCAGCTCCAGTCGGTGGAAGCGGGTGGCGCGTTTTCGATGCTGGTGCACGAGCGAGCGGATGCGCCCGAACTCATCGACGTGCACCGCTTCGTGCACGAGTGGGAGAAGACGGCATGCCTCGGGCTGCGCCAGGGCAACTCTGAGGTGATCGGCCTCTACGTCGTGCACGACCGCCTGCGGGACGGCACAACCGAAGCGATGGCGGATGCCGCCTACGAGGCCTGGCACGCAGACACCCGAGCTGGCAAGGAGACAGTGCTGATCAGCGACTCGAACGAGGCGGTGGCAGCGCTGAACGTGCGGGCCCGCACAGAACTGATCCTCGAGGGCCAGGTCGATGCGCTGCGCGAAGTCGCCCTGCACGACGGAACCTGCGCCGCTGTCGGTGACACCGTCATCACCCGACGCAACGACCGCCGGCTCTATGCGTCGCGGACATGGGTGCGCAACGGTGACCGGTGGGCCGTGATCGACGTGCACCGGAACGGTTCGGTCGAAGTGCGACGGCACGGTCGGCGGTGGGGGAGCACGGTGCTGCTTCCCGCCGAGTACGTGCGCGACCACGTTGAACTGGGCTACGCGGTCACATCGCACCGGGCGCAGGGAATCACGACCGACACCGCGCACGTGGTCGTCGCGCCGAGCATGCCGCGCGAGAACCTCTACGTCGCGATGACGCGGGGTCGCGAGGCGAACACCGCCTACGTCGCCGTCGACCGGCCCGATGTTGCCCACGTTGGGCCGCGCCCTGGTGTCGATGGCGACGTGACGGCGCGCAGCATCCTCTTCGGCATTCTGCAGCACGTCGGCGCTGAGCTGTCCGCGCACGAGACGATTGCGGCGGAGCAGGATGCGTGGGGATCTGTGGCGCAACTCGCGGCGGAGTACGAGACACTTGCAGCGGCCGCGCAGCACGACAGGTGGGTGTCGGTGGTGCGCGACTGTGGCCTCTCGGCCGGTCAAGCTGACGCTGTAATCGCATCGGATGCCTTCGGGCCGTTCACCGCGGAGCTCCGGCGTGCGGAGGCCCTCAACTTTGATGTCGCAAGCATGCTCTCACGTGTGGTGGCGGTTCGCGGGTTCGAGGATGCCCAAGACATCGCGGCGGTGCTGCGAGCCAGATTGGCGTCGGTTGTTTCTCAGGACAGTGGAGCCGGCCGCTCGCGTCGTGCTCCGCGCCTCGTTGCAGGGCTGATCCCACGGGCGATCGGACCGATGGATTTGTCCATGCAGACCGCCCTCGGCGAACGTGCCGACTTGATCGAATCGCGGGCGAGCGCCGTCCTGAATGATGCGGTGCTCGCGGGGGAGACTTGGACTCGCGCGCTCGGTGTTGTTCCGCGAGGGGTGACATCCGCGGTGTGGCGACAGCACGCGTGCACGGTCGCGGCGTACCGGGACCGTTACGGCATCGTGGGCGGCCGACCGCTCGGTGCAGCACCGGAAACGACGGCGCAGAAACTTGACTCAGCTCGCGCCCATGCCGCGCTCCAGACTGCTCAGCATTTGGCGGCAGATTCTCGCACGGACGCGGCACCCGCACTGACTCCGGTGACCCGGGTGGCGGAGTACCTGACCCGCGGGTGA
- a CDS encoding winged helix-turn-helix domain-containing protein — MIPTLHVLSDGVVRHWREFQPLVADQAALTDEQRQEMLPSGNQIKYENRIGWGVSFLTNVGALTRPKRGHYGTTDAGRQLLSRFPNGVKESDIRMLGKDPQSPIRIYQKSERSTITVDPIAVSDTETMTPTEQVQSGVERIHEEVAVELLERLQVSPVALFDDGGVIVSDDGRV; from the coding sequence ATGATCCCAACGCTTCACGTTTTGAGCGACGGGGTCGTTCGCCATTGGCGTGAGTTTCAGCCTCTGGTCGCTGACCAGGCGGCCCTGACAGACGAGCAGAGGCAAGAGATGCTGCCGTCGGGTAACCAGATCAAGTACGAGAATCGCATCGGCTGGGGTGTCTCGTTCCTGACGAACGTCGGCGCACTCACCCGTCCCAAGCGTGGGCACTACGGCACAACCGACGCTGGCAGGCAGCTCCTCTCGAGGTTCCCGAACGGTGTGAAAGAGAGCGACATTCGCATGCTCGGGAAGGATCCGCAATCCCCGATTCGTATCTATCAAAAGAGTGAGCGATCGACGATTACTGTCGATCCAATCGCTGTGTCCGACACGGAAACGATGACGCCCACTGAACAGGTCCAGAGCGGGGTTGAACGCATCCATGAGGAAGTGGCCGTGGAGTTGCTCGAACGACTCCAGGTGTCGCCCGTCGCGTTGTTTGACGATGGCGGCGTCATCGTGAGTGACGATGGCCGGGTGTGA
- a CDS encoding ExeA family protein has protein sequence MSIDTLQSHYGFTRMPFARDIPPQALHPHPSHREAIARIDWCVSQRQLGVISGEVGAGKTVAVRAALAQLEPSRHQIIYIPDPTITMRGIHTQIVTALGGTPAFFSGVLSSQTAALLAGELDERARLPVVVIDEAHLLTNTDLESLRMLTNVAMDTGSHFAMLLIGQPTLRRRLKLAVLAALDQRISTCYTITGMNAADTTDYIRQHLKFAGRSDPLFSDDAIQAIHLASRGYPRAVNNLAVAALIATYAADKAIVDLAAAQSAITENSE, from the coding sequence ATGAGTATCGACACCCTGCAATCGCACTACGGCTTCACGCGTATGCCCTTCGCCCGCGATATTCCGCCGCAGGCCTTGCACCCGCACCCCTCGCACCGGGAAGCGATCGCCCGCATCGATTGGTGCGTCAGCCAACGCCAGCTCGGCGTGATCAGCGGTGAAGTCGGCGCCGGGAAAACCGTCGCCGTCCGCGCGGCCCTGGCCCAGTTGGAACCCTCCCGGCACCAGATCATCTACATCCCCGACCCGACGATCACGATGCGTGGAATCCACACTCAGATCGTCACGGCGCTTGGCGGGACCCCGGCGTTTTTCTCCGGAGTGCTGTCCTCGCAAACCGCGGCGCTACTCGCCGGGGAACTCGACGAACGAGCCCGCCTGCCCGTCGTCGTCATCGACGAAGCGCACCTGCTCACCAACACCGACCTGGAATCGTTACGCATGTTGACGAACGTGGCAATGGATACCGGGTCGCACTTCGCGATGCTCCTCATCGGCCAACCCACCCTGCGGCGCCGCCTGAAACTTGCCGTGCTCGCGGCATTGGATCAACGCATTTCCACATGCTACACAATCACCGGGATGAATGCCGCCGACACAACCGATTACATCCGGCAACACCTCAAATTCGCTGGCCGGTCAGACCCGCTGTTCTCCGACGACGCCATCCAAGCGATCCACCTCGCCTCGAGGGGGTATCCACGGGCGGTCAACAACCTCGCCGTCGCCGCGCTGATCGCGACCTACGCCGCCGACAAAGCAATCGTCGACCTGGCCGCCGCACAATCGGCGATCACCGAGAACAGCGAATGA